Part of the Thermodesulfovibrionales bacterium genome is shown below.
GTCAAGGAGAATGCGAGCGATATCCATATCGAACCCTACGAGAGGGAGCTCGATGTGAGGATGCGGGTCGACGGCATACTGAGGAAGGTGCTCACCCCGCCGAAGATTATCCAGGACGCCCTCATCAGCAGGGTGAAGATCATGGCGAATCTCGATATCGGCGAAAAGAGGCTTCCCCAGGATGGCAGAATACGGCTCCTCATCGGCGGCAGGGACATTGATATAAGGGTCTCGATCGTCCCGACTTCCTTAGGGGAGAGGGCGGTCCTCAGGCTGCTCGACAGAAAACAGGGGCTGAAGGGTCTCTACGAGGTCGGCCTCGATGATGTTAATGAAAAACACTTCGAGGAACTTTTGAGCAGGACGAACGGGATTATTCTTGTCACCGGCCCGACGGGAAGCGGCAAGACAACGACCCTCTACGCTGCCCTGAACAGAATACACACCGAAGAGAAGAACATCATCACCGTTGAAGACCCCGTAGAATACCAGCTCAAGGGCATCGGCCAGATTCATGTAAACCAGAAGATAGGGCTCACCTTTGCATCGGGCCTGAGGTCGATACTCAGGCAGGACCCCGATGTGATCATGGTCGGGGAGATACGGGATGTCGAGACAGCCGAGATCGCCATTCAGGCGTCCCTCACCGGCCATCTCGTCCTGAGCACGCTTCATACGAATGACGCTGCATCGGCGGTCACGAGGCTCATCGATATGGGCGTGGAGCCCTTTCTCGTCGCCTCTTCCCTTGTCGCGGTGATCGCGCAGAGGCTGGTGAGGACGATATGCCAGCACTGTAAGGAGTCTTACGAACCGGGTGAAGAAGAGACCCGCTATTTTTCCACCTTCGTCCCGCGTTTCTCGCCCTCCATCCTCTCGAGGGGAAGAGGATGCGAGCGGTGCAAGGGCAGCGGCTATTCCGGTAGGATGGGCATCTTCGAGCTCCTCAATGTGGACGCCGACATCAGAGAGATGATTACCGGGAGAAGGGATTCCCAGGCCATCAAGGAAACCGCTGTTACGAAGGGCATGAAGACGCTCTATGCAGACGGCCTCATCAAGGTCGCGAGAGGGCATACGACTCTCGAAGAGGTCCTGAGGGTCACGCAGAAGGATTATGCCGATCTTTCATTATAAGGGGTTCCGGTCTGACGGCTCTGAAGCGACCGGCATGATAGAGGCGTCGGGATTGAACGACGCGATAGCACGGGTGAGGGCCGAAGGCATCTTCCCGAGCGACATTGCCGAACCCCGTCCCGTGGGAAAGCGGAAACTGTTCCAGCGGACCGATGAAACCTTTCTGCCCAATGTGACGCGACAGCTCGCGACTCTCCTCTCCTCAGGAGTTCCCCTCATTGATGCCTTCATGTCTCTCGCTGCCGAATACCGGGGTTTTTACAGGGAGATGCTCATAGCGATAAAGGAGCGGGTTTCGGGAGGTGCGGGTCTTTCCCGGGCCTTGAAGGATTTCGGCGATGTCTTCCCTGAGTTCTACCGCAACATGGTCCGTTCCGGAGAAGAGAGCGGCAATCTGGACACTGTTCTCCGGAAACTCGCCGACTACCTCGAGAGACAGAGCGCGGTCAGGGCGAAGGTCCGTTCTTCAATGGTCTACCCGATCTTCATGATGGGAGTCAGCATCGTTGTGCTTTCGTTCCTCTTCACCTTCGTGATACCCAAAATCGTGAAGATCTTCAGGGACGCGAAGTCCACGCTTCCCTTTGTTACCGTTCTCCTCATAGGCATCAGCAACCTATTCGTCGGCTACTGGTGGGCGTTGATAGGGGGAGCGACGGCTGTCGTCCTCTATGCGAAGAAATTCCTGAGGGAGAACAGGCTATCAGTAGACCGGTTGATTCTCAGGCTGCCCGGGAATATTATCCAGAGCCTTTACTACTCGAGATTCGCGAGGACGATGGGATTCCTCCTGGACGGAGGCTTGCCCATGCTCAAGGCGCTCGGCCTTTCGGCGAGGTCGATGGGAA
Proteins encoded:
- a CDS encoding ATPase, T2SS/T4P/T4SS family, with the translated sequence VKENASDIHIEPYERELDVRMRVDGILRKVLTPPKIIQDALISRVKIMANLDIGEKRLPQDGRIRLLIGGRDIDIRVSIVPTSLGERAVLRLLDRKQGLKGLYEVGLDDVNEKHFEELLSRTNGIILVTGPTGSGKTTTLYAALNRIHTEEKNIITVEDPVEYQLKGIGQIHVNQKIGLTFASGLRSILRQDPDVIMVGEIRDVETAEIAIQASLTGHLVLSTLHTNDAASAVTRLIDMGVEPFLVASSLVAVIAQRLVRTICQHCKESYEPGEEETRYFSTFVPRFSPSILSRGRGCERCKGSGYSGRMGIFELLNVDADIREMITGRRDSQAIKETAVTKGMKTLYADGLIKVARGHTTLEEVLRVTQKDYADLSL
- a CDS encoding type II secretion system F family protein — protein: MPIFHYKGFRSDGSEATGMIEASGLNDAIARVRAEGIFPSDIAEPRPVGKRKLFQRTDETFLPNVTRQLATLLSSGVPLIDAFMSLAAEYRGFYREMLIAIKERVSGGAGLSRALKDFGDVFPEFYRNMVRSGEESGNLDTVLRKLADYLERQSAVRAKVRSSMVYPIFMMGVSIVVLSFLFTFVIPKIVKIFRDAKSTLPFVTVLLIGISNLFVGYWWALIGGATAVVLYAKKFLRENRLSVDRLILRLPGNIIQSLYYSRFARTMGFLLDGGLPMLKALGLSARSMGNRELEASVLSGAAKVAEGQRLSASLEKFPPVFVQLVATGEKSGKLPESLNRAADSYEEEFNRRINQALSLFEPIMIVVMGLVVGFIALAVLLPMFQLNQLIK